The genomic region CTCAGGCTCAATGCCCGGAGTTCCTCTACATCACGCGCCGCTCGGGTGTGGGGGACCCGGATAGCCGAAGCTTTCAGTGCCTGGTACTGACGCAACTTGCTGAGTTCCAGATCGAGCGCCCGGCTCCCGTTGACTACCCGCCGACCGTGATGCTCCAACCAGCACAGCACACCCGCTGTATATTCAGGGATACTGCGATGTCCTCGTGTATGCGCTGAAGCACTCATGCGGCTATAGAAGACACCTTCCGGTGGGGTGTCTTCCAGATCGAGACTTACCCTCGCCATGTGCCACTCTTCAAATGGCAGTCCTTCGCTCTGGAAAGCCTCCCTAAACGGCGGCATCCAGTCATCGTTCTCGTGAATGACGTAGACCTTATTCACGAATATAACGACCCGTTCGAAATCATGTGAATCTCGTCTTCGGGCAGTTCTTCGCGTAGAAAGCGAGTGACCTGGTCGCGAAACTGTTCGGTACGCTCCGTCAGGAGCGATCTATCTTTCAGGGAATAGGTATACATCGGAATAACAATCATCACTGATAGCTAAAAGAGTCGATATTCTAGCAAATAATTTTTAGAAATCCCTACAATAAAGTAAATAATTATTTTATTCTTACTTTTCTCAGAACTATTAGAATATTTTTCCTATTTAGTTGATTCTCGAGAACCTTTGTTGTTGTTCTATGCGATCGATCAACTCCTTTCCCAGGAGCCCCGGTTGATGGGGAACGTCAACAGGGAGGCAAATATTTCAGGAAGACAGTCGAGCCCGCAGAAGGCTGTGATTGGGGGGGAAACGGGGTAGCGAATTATCTGTAGGTGATCCTGGTTCCTTAGATCGGTGCTGAACGAATTATTTTAAATCAGTGGCTTACAGTTCAATACTTACTTTCCTTCTATAGACCTCTCGCTAAGCGCTATGTTCTTTCGAACCCACTAGACCGTCCTTCACCGACAGAGATTCCGCTAGAGTTTGAATGCCACATAGATCGGTGAGATACTGCTTATCGAGGAATCAACCGGTGTAGTACCGGTCATCAGGAGTCGATGTACAAGACAATTCTGCTACCGTTTTATCACTGTGTTCCTACCGCTGTTGAAATTGACGCAGCGCAGCTAATCGCTCGTCGTTACAGTAGCTACATAGAGGGCTTTTTTGTCCCACACCTGATTCGCACGGTTGTCGGCGTAGGCATTGTGGCGCACAGTGCCCAATCAATAGATACGGATAAGCAAACGGAACAACTGGCGAGTGAGGCGCGTCAATGCTTTTTCAATCTTCTTGACGAACGAGGTATTCCAGTCGGTACGATAGATGATACGGAGACCCGAGTAAGAGGGCATTGGGAGGAGAGCAATCAGGTCTCTGATACGATTATCGGGAAAAACGTACGCTTGTTTAATCTTGCAATCGTACGTCGCAATTTGGACGACAAGGGGTCATTCTGGCAGAGGGCTTCTGAAGCGGTGCTCTTCGAAGGCGGCAGACCACTGCTGCTGGTCAGTGACACCATCCTCGAGACCCTTGGGAAAAATATTGTTTTAGCCTGGAACGGCAGTATTGAAGCGGCCAGAAGCCTCACCGCAAGTGCGCCACTTCTGGAAGAAGCAGAACGGGTTGTTGTCCTGACCGTAGAAGGCGCGACCGTGCAGGGTCCCAGCGGTGCTGAGGTTACCGACCATTTACGGGCTCGGGGTATTGCCGCCTTTGAACAAACTATTGACAGGGAAAACAACACCATCGGTCGAGCAATTCTAGATTTTGCCATAAGTGCGGATGCGGATATGCTGGTCAAAGGCGCATTCACTCATTCGAGGTTGCGACAACTGATATTTGGAGGAGCGACTCGGGAAATCATGCAACACTCGACGCTACCGGTGCTCATGTGTCATTAAATAGTGGCTTATGATTATCTATCCTGATATAGAAATACAAAACGGGCAATCAGTCAGTCTAGCCCGTGGCCGCAAAGAAGAGCCCACGGTTTTTGATATCTCACCGCTTGACGCCGCAGAGGAGTTCCAGAATGCCGGTGCCGAATGGCTTCACGTGGTTGATATTGATGGCGTCTTCCGGGGCAGGGGATACAATTCGGACCTAATCTGCGAAATCATCGACAATGCAGATATACCTGTGCAGGTTGCCGGTGGTATCCGCACTGAACATCATGTCGACTGGTGGTTTGAACACGGGGCCTCCCGTATCGTACTGGGCACCGCGGCGATCAAGGATACTCAATTGCTACGACGTGTCTGCCATCAATATCCCGGCAGAATCGTTGTCAGCATTGATGTGAGAAACGGGTTTGTCTTGATCGATGGCTGGCAGACCCAGACTTCCTTTCAGCCAATTGAGCTGGGAAAAAGCTTTGAGAGTATAGGTGTAGCCGCAGTAATCTATACAGACATTGAACGATTTGAAAATCACCCTGAGAGCAGCTTAGCCGGGACCAGCGAGATGGGGACAGCACTGGAGCTCCCAATTATATCCTCGGGTACGGTTCATTCCCTTGATGATGTCTCCTTCTTGCGCTTCCTACCCAATATCGACGGGGTAATTACCGGCAAGGCGTTGTTTACCGGAGCAGTCAGCCTCAAAGATGCTATCGCTATTGCGGGTGGGCCTGGGGTCGATGCGTCACTGGCCGAGGAAGGTGTGAAACCACCCTCGCTGGCAGACACCACAGGTCAGAAGGAGGGCGATCATCGGAGTGATTACAAGACAATGGGCCAGGAACTGCTGGACCTACATCAGGCCTATTCCAAAGGGGCGATGACTGTTGAGGAATACGAAAGTGCGAAGCTCAGCATCTTGAGAAACTTTGGAGAATAATCTTTATAGGAATGATGAGGTTTGATTGAATAATGG from Gammaproteobacteria bacterium harbors:
- a CDS encoding alpha-L-glutamate ligase, whose protein sequence is MNKVYVIHENDDWMPPFREAFQSEGLPFEEWHMARVSLDLEDTPPEGVFYSRMSASAHTRGHRSIPEYTAGVLCWLEHHGRRVVNGSRALDLELSKLRQYQALKASAIRVPHTRAARDVEELRALSL
- a CDS encoding universal stress protein, whose protein sequence is MYKTILLPFYHCVPTAVEIDAAQLIARRYSSYIEGFFVPHLIRTVVGVGIVAHSAQSIDTDKQTEQLASEARQCFFNLLDERGIPVGTIDDTETRVRGHWEESNQVSDTIIGKNVRLFNLAIVRRNLDDKGSFWQRASEAVLFEGGRPLLLVSDTILETLGKNIVLAWNGSIEAARSLTASAPLLEEAERVVVLTVEGATVQGPSGAEVTDHLRARGIAAFEQTIDRENNTIGRAILDFAISADADMLVKGAFTHSRLRQLIFGGATREIMQHSTLPVLMCH
- a CDS encoding HisA/HisF-related TIM barrel protein, whose translation is MIIYPDIEIQNGQSVSLARGRKEEPTVFDISPLDAAEEFQNAGAEWLHVVDIDGVFRGRGYNSDLICEIIDNADIPVQVAGGIRTEHHVDWWFEHGASRIVLGTAAIKDTQLLRRVCHQYPGRIVVSIDVRNGFVLIDGWQTQTSFQPIELGKSFESIGVAAVIYTDIERFENHPESSLAGTSEMGTALELPIISSGTVHSLDDVSFLRFLPNIDGVITGKALFTGAVSLKDAIAIAGGPGVDASLAEEGVKPPSLADTTGQKEGDHRSDYKTMGQELLDLHQAYSKGAMTVEEYESAKLSILRNFGE